A window of Ipomoea triloba cultivar NCNSP0323 chromosome 2, ASM357664v1 contains these coding sequences:
- the LOC116010978 gene encoding zinc finger BED domain-containing protein RICESLEEPER 2-like — MNDDSGFLVEALLSPNLWAMGNHKMMRIQENEFLIMVDWLLTCNFQVDVYYCTVYCGGGLVEVNCKLSNMESNQNISGSGPLPSSTVDEQGVQPQGIETNTQQPMVTPAVPATKKRKEIGQSKKHGTSSLRNHIMACLKNPHSNDTRQSLLTFNAVSTSGTNAPEGVLGTWVFDQEAIRRALCEMIIIDELPFRWTISRDIYQIFLDERLSLRKLFRVGTQRVSFTTDTWTSVQRINYMCITAHFIDDQWKLQKKIISFVPISSHRGEYIAKALESCLLEWGIRNVFTITVDNASSNDTTLGYFKSKLLSWGCSSVRLQYLHMRCIAHILNLVVQDGLKYADESVKRVRDAVRWVRNSPARLQKFRELADLIGVEAKSTLHLDVPTRWNSTYIMLNTAIEYQRVFDMLAETDPSFSADLDDVPCFLDWSSVESLVKLLKTFYEMTVRISGSLYVTSNTFFSEISDLSCMLEDMVLAEPETDKVMGQQMKTKFHKYWGDPAKMNFLIFYANILDPRDKEEYMPHQFVQLYGEENGKSFFAKVQTAMSVLYADYASTYSVSSTPSESSTQSVQSEATSIGRPQSRLKSQLKKKRMEGGGGSSKQTELQVYLSESIVEDDEDATFDVLKWWKGNSERFPILSKMARDVLAVPISTVASESAFSTSGRVLDPFRSSLTPKIVEALLCTQDWLRLPNQAITVEKNLDEVERLEKELATGCSIPSMLSSIPLVVMVMEVAGKLMAGRLGKRCKVQNGGRRRAKKKKVVKGKRTELTVDELGELLA, encoded by the exons ATGAATGATGATTCTGGATTTTTGGTGGAAGCCCTATTGAGCCCTAATTTGTGGGCAATGGGCAACCATAAGATGAtgagaattcaagaaaatgaattcCTGATTATGGTTGATTGGTTGCTAACTTGCAACTTTCAAGTTGATG TGTACTACTGTACAGTGTACTGTGGTGGTGGACTGGTGGAAGTCAATTGTAAATTGTCAAAT ATGGAGAgcaatcaaaatataagtggGTCTGGACCTCTTCCATCCTCAACAGTAGATGAACAAGGAGTTCAACCTCAAGGCATTGAGACAAATACTCAACAGCCTATGGTCACTCCTGCTGTTCCTGCTACTAAAAAGAGGAAGGAAATAGG TCAATCTAAAAAGCATGGCACATCATCTTTAAGGAACCATATTATGGCCTGTCTTAAAAATCCACACTCGAATGATACAAGGCAGTCCCTACTGACATTCAATGCTGTTTCCACTTCTGGAACAAATGCTCCTGAGGGAGTTCTGGGGACATGGGTGTTTGATCAAGAGGCCATTAGGAGGGCCTTATGTGAGATGATTATCATAGATGAGCTCCCTTTTAG GTGGACAATTTCTAGGGACATCTACCAAATTTTCCTAGATGAGAGGCTAAGTCTTAGGAAGCTGTTTAGGGTGGGCACACAAAGAGTCAGTTTCACCACTGATACCTGGACTTCTGTCCAGAGGATTAATTATATGTGCATTACTGCACATTTTATAGATGACCAGTGGAAGCttcagaaaaaaataatttcctttGTCCCAATTTCTTCTCATAGGGGGGAGTATATTGCAAAAGCCCTAGAGAGCTGTCTATTGGAGTGGGGGATTAGAAATGTGTTCACTATTACAGTGGACAATGCCTCTTCTAATGATACAACTTTGGGGTACTTTAAGAGCAAGTTGTTATCTTGGGGTTGTTCTTCTGTTCGGCTGCAGTACTTGCACATGAGGTGCATAGCACATATCCTAAACCTAGTGGTCCAAGATGGTTTGAAGTATGCAGATGAGTCAGTTAAAAGGGTGAGGGATGCAGTGAGATGGGTTAGGAACTCACCTGCTAGGTTGCAAAAGTTTAGGGAACTAGCTGATCTGATTGGGGTGGAAGCCAAGTCAACCTTGCATCTTGATGTCCCTACTAGGTGGAACAGCACCTACATCATGCTTAACACTGCAATTGAATATCAAAGAGTGTTTGATATGCTTGCAGAAACTGACCCCTCCTTTTCTGCTGATTTGGATGATGTCCCTTGTTTTCTGGATTGGAGTTCTGTGGAAAGCTTAGTTaagcttttgaaaactttttatgagATGACAGTGAGAATTTCTGGTTCTCTCTATGTCACTTCTAACACATTCTTCTCTGAGATCTCTGATCTCAGTTGCATGTTGGAAGATATGGTTTTGGCTGAGCCTGAAACTGATAAG GTAATGGGGCAACAAATGAAAACCAAGTTTCATAAATATTGGGGGGATCCAGCAAAAATGAACTTCCTCATTTTTTATGCCAATATTCTGGACCCCAGAGATAAGGAGGAATACATGCCTCATCAGTTTGTCCAGCTTTATGGAGAAGAGAATGGCAAATCTTTTTTTGCGAAGGTCCAAACTGCCATGTCTGTGTTGTATGCTGATTATGCATCTACCTATTCTGTCAGTTCAACCCCCTCTGAATCCTCTACTCAATCTGTCCAGTCTGAGGCTACCTCAATTGGTAGGCCTCAATCAAGGTTGAAGAGTCAGTTGAAAAAAAAGAGGATGGAGGGTGGTGGTGGAAGCAGTAAGCAGACAGAGCTGCAAGTGTACTTGAGTGAGAGTATAGTTGAGGATGATGAAGATGCCACTTTTGATGTTTTAAAGTGGTGGAAGGGCAATAGTGAGAGATTTCCTATTCTCTCTAAAATGGCTAGAGATGTGCTTGCAGTTCCTATTTCCACAGTTGCATCTGAGAGTGCTTTTAGTACAAGTGGGAGGGTGCTTGATCCATTTAGGAGTTCCTTGACTCCTAAAATAGTGGAAGCCTTACTTTGTACCCAAGATTGGTTGAGATTACCAAATCAAGCAATCACGGTTGAGAAAAACTTAGATGAGGTTGAAAGACTAGAAAAAG AATTGGCCACTGGATGCAGTATTCCATCAATGTTGTCATCAATACCT
- the LOC116009997 gene encoding uncharacterized protein LOC116009997, whose protein sequence is MTSATMACTASLSLRPSLPPLPSSSSTFFAGGTHLWSHKRFLISISLSSSSSTSSQYDRKISARRFGRFVVAAAADYYSTLGVSKSASSKEIKAAYRKLAREYHPDVNKAPEATEKFKAIKDAYEVLSDDKKRALYDQYGEAGVRSTVGAEAGAYTTNPFDLFETFFGSGIGNFGMDAAGFGTATGRRSTVTKGEDLRYDITLEFSAAIFGAEKEFELSHLETCEVCAGSGAKVGSKMRICSTCGGRGQVMRTEQTPFGMFSQVSVCPNCGGNGEVISEFCRKCSGKGRVRVKKDIKVKIPPGVSKGSILRVAGEGDAGPRGGPPGDLFVYLDIEEIPEIQRDGINLMSTISVSYLDAILGTVVKVKTVEGITELQIPPGTQPSDVLVLARKGAPKLNKPSIRGDHLFTIKVSIPKRVSAKERELLEELASLNGSPIARTKTQPKVQQAARSTETKIDSDSGTEKSDESEDTDDVWKKLKDFAGSVANGALKWFKDNL, encoded by the exons ATGACTTCCGCCACAATGGCCTGCACGGCCTCTCTCTCACTCCGCCCTTCTCTCCCGCCTCTTCCTTCTTCGTCTTCTACCTTTTTTGCCGGTGGGACCCATCTCTGGTCCCACAAGAGGTTCCTGATTTCCATCtccctctcttcttcttcttccacttCGTCTCAGTACGATAGGAAGATATCGGCGAGGCGGTTCGGGAGATTTGTGGTGGCCGCCGCAGCTGATTATTACTCCACTCTCGGGGTCTCCAAATCTGCTAGCAGTAAAGAGATTAAGGCCGCTTATCGGAAGTTAGCTCGTGAG TACCACCCTGATGTCAACAAGGCACCTGAAGCGACTGAAAAATTTAAGGCGATTAAAGATGCTTATGAG GTATTATCAGATGACAAAAAGAGAGCTCTATACGATCAATACGGGGAAGCTGGGGTTAGAAGTACCGTAGGGGCTGAAGCTGGTGCTTATACG ACAAACCCTTTTGATCTGTTTGAGACATTTTTTGGATCTGGTATTGGCAATTTTGGAATGGATGCAGCTGGCTTTGGAACTGCAACAGGTCGTCGTAGCACTGTTACCAAGGGTGAAGATTTACG TTACGACATAACATTAGAGTTTTCAGCGGCTATATTTGGAGCTGAAAAAGAATTTGAACTTTCACATCTTGAAACATGTGAAGTTTGTGCTGGTTCTGGAGCAAAAGTGGGCTCCAAAATGAGAATTTGTTCTACATGTGGTGGCAGAGGACAAGTTATGAGAACTGAGCAAACACCATTTGGCATGTTTTCCCAG GTTTCTGTATGTCCAAATTGTGGAGGCAATGGTGAAGTGATTTCTGAGTTTTGTCGTAAATGCTCAGGGAAGGGGCGGGTACGAGTCAAGAAAGATATTAAAGTCAAGATACCTCCCGGAGTGAGCAAGGGCAGTATCCTCAGAGTTGCTGGTGAGGGTGATGCAGGTCCAAGGGG GGGCCCCCCTGGAGACCTTTTTGTCTATCTTGACATCGAAGAGATACCAGAGATTCAAAGAGATGGCATAAATCTAATGTCGACAATTTCAGTTAGTTATCTCGATGCGATTCTGGGAACTGTTGTCAAG GTTAAAACAGTTGAAGGTATAACTGAACTCCAGATTCCTCCCGGTACTCAACCTAGCGATGTTCTTGTCTTGGCAAGAAAAGGTGCCCCTAAACTTAATAAGCCCTCAATACGTGGTGATCATTTGTTCACAATAAAAGTTAGTATACCAAAGCGTGTCAG TGCAAAGGAACGTGAGTTGCTTGAGGAACTTGCTTCATTGAATGGCAGCCCAATTGCTCGGACTAAAACTCAGCCCAAGGTTCAGCAAGCTG CTAGAAGTACAGAAACAAAAATTGATTCTGATTCTGGTACAGAGAAAAGTGATGAATCCGAAGACACAGATGACGTCTGGAAAAAGTTAAAAGATTTTGCTGG GTCTGTTGCAAATGGTGCTCTGAAGTGGTTTAAAGACAACCTCTGA
- the LOC116009995 gene encoding putative pentatricopeptide repeat-containing protein At3g15930, whose protein sequence is MLTLNLGTLSKNLTCFLNSAFTHNFFCIASLCGNPTHLLHFSTLVPSRSLLQTCESMDHLKQIHAFFIRKCLSSDPVVCSKIIAFCCTHGSGDMRYALHLFETMLEPNVFVWNTMVKGYSRVGSPGNAVSLYLEMLRNNVKPDNYTFPFLLKGFTPDIAMALGKGVHAHVCKFGFEFNEFVQHSLIHMYFMCGEINMARGVFDGSAKTDVLIWNVMISGFNKNNKFEESRRLFVEMEEKQIMPTAVTLISLLSAFSELKDLEAGRRVHQYVKDCNVIESDLLILNNALIDMYAGSGEMEAALGVFQRMKHTDVISWTSIVKGFLNSGRLDLARTYFDKMPEKDSVSWTAMIDGYIKENRFKDVLLLFREMQEAGDVKPDEFTMVSVLTACAHLGALELGEWVKAYIDKNRIKVDLHLGNAVIDMYFKCGNVEKAVAMFNHMPKRDKFTWTAMILGLAVNGHGRESLHFFSQMLRASETPDAVTYIGLLCACTHTGMVEQGRKFFTNMTALHGIEPNVTHYGCLVDLLGRAGRLTEAHEVIKTMPMTPNSVVWGALLAACRVHKDVEMAEMAATQLLQLEPENGGVYVLLCNIYAACKKWEKLGQLRREMMDKGIKKTPGCSLIEMNGVVHEFVAGDQSHPQSAQIYSKIEEVVGDLKLAGYVPDTSEVFMDVGEEEKEKSVSRHSEKLAIAFALMSSGPGFTIRVVKNLRMCIDCHEVAKLISRIYGRKLIVRDKTRFHHFMDGSCSCKDYW, encoded by the coding sequence ATGCTAACCTTAAATCTTGGGACACTGTCCAAGAATCTCACATGTTTCTTAAATTCTGCTTTCACTCACAACTTTTTCTGCATTGCTTCACTATGTGGAAATCCCACTCATCTTCTTCACTTCTCCACACTAGTACCTTCCCGCTCTCTCTTACAAACTTGCGAATCCATGGATCACCTCAAACAAATTCACGCATTTTTTATCCGTAAGTGCCTCTCCAGTGACCCTGTCGTCTGCTCCAAGATCATAGCTTTCTGTTGCACCCACGGTTCAGGTGATATGAGGTATGCCCTTCACTTGTTTGAAACAATGCTTGAACCAAATGTATTTGTTTGGAACACGATGGTCAAGGGCTATTCACGAGTAGGGAGTCCCGGAAACGCGGTTTCTTTGTATTTGGAGATGTTAAGGAACAATGTGAAGCCGGATAATTATACGTTCCCCTTCTTGCTCAAGGGGTTTACACCTGACATTGCAATGGCGCTGGGAAAAGGAGTGCATGCTCATGTATGTAAATTCGGGTTCGAATTCAATGAATTTGTTCAGCATTCCTTGATACACATGTATTTTATGTGTGGGGAAATCAATATGGCTCGTGGCGTATTCGATGGCAGTGCTAAAACTGATGTGCTAATTTGGAATGTTATGATATCCGGGTTCAACAAAAACAACAAGTTTGAGGAATCAAGGAGACTTTTTGTTGAAATGGAGGAGAAACAGATAATGCCCACTGCTGTTACTCTTATTTCATTGCTATCTGCTTTCTCAGAGCTGAAGGATTTAGAAGCTGGCAGGCGTGTACACCAGTATGTGAAGGACTGCAATGTTATTGAATCTGATTTATTAATACTGAATAATGCTTTGATAGATATGTATGCAGGTTCTGGTGAAATGGAAGCCGCGCTTGGGGTATTTCAGAGGATGAAGCACACAGATGTTATATCCTGGACTTCAATAGTGAAAGGCTTCTTGAATTCTGGACGGTTGGATCTAGCTAGAACATATTTTGACAAGATGCCAGAGAAGGACTCGGTTTCTTGGACAGCAATGATTGATGGGTACATCAAAGAAAACCGATTTAAGGATGTCCTGTTGCTGTTCCGCGAAATGCAAGAAGCTGGAGATGTGAAACCGGATGAGTTCACCATGGTTAGCGTCCTCACTGCCTGTGCCCATCTTGGGGCACTTGAGCTTGGAGAGTGGGTGAAGGCCTACATTGACAAGAACAGGATAAAAGTTGATCTTCATCTGGGGAATGCAGTGATAGACATGTACTTCAAATGTGGAAACGTCGAAAAAGCAGTAGCAATGTTCAATCATATGCCTAAAAGGGACAAGTTCACTTGGACAGCCATGATTCTTGGCCTTGCTGTCAATGGGCACGGGCGCGAATCTCTACATTTCTTCTCCCAGATGTTGAGGGCTTCAGAAACACCAGATGCTGTAACTTACATTGGCCTTCTCTGTGCTTGTACCCATACTGGCATGGTGGAACAAGGAAGAAAATTCTTCACCAATATGActgccttgcatggcattgagCCTAATGTAACACACTATGGCTGTTTAGTTGATCTTCTAGGCCGAGCTGGGCGCCTAACCGAAGCTCATGAGGTCATAAAAACCATGCCTATGACCCCAAATTCAGTTGTCTGGGGAGCTCTTCTTGCTGCTTGCAGGGTTCACAAAGACGTCGAAATGGCAGAAATGGCAGCCACCCAACTTCTCCAGCTAGAGCCCGAGAATGGAGGTGTTTATGTCCTGTTGTGCAACATATATGCAGCCTGCAAGAAATGGGAAAAATTGGGTCAGCTAAGAAGAGAAATGATGGATAAGGGGATCAAGAAAACACCAGGCTGCAGCCTGATAGAGATGAATGGCGTCGTCCATGAATTCGTGGCGGGTGATCAGTCGCACCCTCAATCTGCACAGATCTATTCAAAGATTGAGGAAGTGGTTGGGGATTTGAAGCTTGCCGGCTATGTTCCCGACACGTCGGAGGTTTTTATGGACGTTGGAGAAGAGGAGAAAGAGAAGTCAGTTTCCAGGCATAGTGAGAAATTGGCTATTGCATTTGCACTGATGAGTTCAGGGCCTGGATTCACTATCCGGGTAGTGAAGAACCTGCGTATGTGCATAGATTGTCATGAAGTAGCAAAGCTGATTTCGAGAATTTATGGCAGGAAACTTATAGTAAGAGATAAAACTCGATTCCACCATTTCATGGACGGCTCTTGCTCTTGTAAAGACTATTGGTAA